A portion of the Bacteroidales bacterium genome contains these proteins:
- a CDS encoding class I SAM-dependent methyltransferase has protein sequence MEYWESRFKNEGAMWKFEPSDSAMVAVDLFKSNKINKILIPGFGYGRNAKLFCDNAFSVTGIELSHSAIVLAKTNGINCTTHHGSVTSMPFDNELYEGIFCYALIHLLNKNERRKFLESCWNQLKEGGIMFFLVASKQMSMYGGGKYLSKDRYEISKGVKVYFYDSESVSKEFADFGIDEFKDIEEPVKFMDAQEPIKLIQVICRK, from the coding sequence ATGGAATACTGGGAATCGCGATTTAAGAACGAAGGCGCAATGTGGAAATTTGAACCATCAGACTCCGCAATGGTTGCAGTGGATCTATTCAAATCAAACAAAATAAATAAGATATTAATACCCGGTTTTGGCTATGGTCGTAATGCCAAGCTATTCTGCGATAACGCATTTAGCGTAACAGGCATTGAACTATCGCATTCTGCTATAGTTTTAGCTAAAACCAATGGGATAAACTGTACAACACACCATGGCTCTGTAACATCCATGCCATTTGATAATGAGTTATACGAAGGAATTTTCTGCTATGCGCTAATCCATCTACTCAATAAAAATGAAAGGCGAAAATTTCTAGAATCATGCTGGAATCAATTGAAAGAGGGAGGGATTATGTTCTTTTTAGTTGCATCAAAGCAAATGAGCATGTATGGAGGTGGAAAGTACTTAAGTAAAGATCGATATGAGATTTCAAAGGGAGTTAAAGTATACTTTTATGATTCCGAATCGGTTTCAAAAGAATTTGCAGATTTTGGAATAGATGAATTTAAAGATATCGAAGAACCCGTAAAATTTATGGATGCCCAAGAACCAATTAAGCTTATACAGGTAATTTGCAGGAAGTAG
- the ffh gene encoding signal recognition particle protein translates to MFENLSEKLERSFKLLKGEGKISEINVAETLKEVRKALLDADVNYKIAKTFTDEVKRKALGQNVLNSVKPGQMMIKIVHDELTELMGGKATDINLGGSPTIILIAGLQGSGKTTFSGKLATYLKTKKGRAPLLVAGDVYRPAAIEQLIVLGNQIGVPVFTVAGSTDPVAIAKDAVKQAKASGRDVVIIDTAGRLAVDEEMMKEVAAIKKAVDPQEILFVVDSMTGQDAVNTAKEFNDRLNFNGVVLTKLDGDTRGGAALSIRSVVDKPIKFVSTGEKMEALDVFHPERMADRILGMGDIVSLVERAQEQYDTEQARELHKKIAKDKFNYNDFLDQIGQIKKMGNLKDLAGMIPGMGKAIKDVDIDDNAFKNIEAIIHSMTPLEREDPSVMNGGRRKRIADGSGTSIQEVNKLIKQFDDMRKMMKMVSGSGGGKNLSRMMANMPRR, encoded by the coding sequence ATGTTTGAGAATTTATCCGAAAAACTTGAAAGATCCTTTAAGCTATTAAAGGGTGAAGGAAAAATTTCTGAGATTAACGTAGCCGAAACCCTTAAGGAGGTACGTAAAGCCCTGCTCGATGCCGACGTTAACTACAAAATTGCCAAAACCTTTACCGATGAGGTAAAGCGCAAAGCATTAGGTCAAAACGTGCTTAACTCCGTTAAGCCGGGTCAAATGATGATTAAGATTGTACACGATGAGCTTACCGAGCTCATGGGTGGAAAAGCTACCGATATCAATTTAGGCGGTAGCCCAACAATCATCCTAATTGCAGGTTTACAAGGTTCGGGTAAAACAACATTCTCGGGTAAGCTTGCAACATACCTTAAAACCAAAAAGGGTAGAGCACCTTTGCTGGTTGCGGGCGACGTTTATCGTCCTGCGGCTATCGAACAGCTTATAGTTTTAGGAAATCAAATTGGAGTTCCTGTATTCACAGTAGCAGGAAGTACTGATCCTGTTGCAATTGCAAAAGATGCAGTTAAACAGGCCAAAGCATCGGGCAGAGACGTTGTAATTATCGATACCGCTGGTCGTTTAGCCGTTGATGAGGAGATGATGAAAGAGGTTGCTGCAATCAAAAAGGCAGTTGATCCTCAGGAAATACTCTTCGTTGTTGACTCAATGACAGGTCAGGATGCCGTTAATACAGCCAAGGAATTTAACGATAGGCTCAACTTCAACGGTGTTGTACTTACTAAGCTCGATGGTGATACCCGCGGTGGAGCAGCCCTTTCAATCCGTTCAGTTGTCGACAAACCCATTAAGTTTGTTAGCACTGGCGAGAAAATGGAAGCCTTGGACGTTTTCCACCCCGAACGTATGGCCGACCGTATCCTTGGCATGGGCGATATCGTTTCGTTGGTTGAACGTGCACAGGAACAGTATGATACTGAGCAAGCCCGTGAACTTCATAAAAAGATTGCAAAGGATAAATTCAACTATAACGACTTCCTCGATCAGATTGGACAAATTAAAAAAATGGGTAACCTTAAGGATCTTGCAGGGATGATTCCCGGTATGGGCAAAGCCATTAAGGATGTTGATATTGATGATAACGCATTTAAAAATATTGAAGCCATAATCCACTCCATGACACCTTTAGAAAGGGAAGATCCTTCGGTTATGAATGGTGGTCGTCGTAAGCGAATAGCCGATGGTAGCGGTACATCAATTCAGGAAGTCAACAAGCTTATAAAGCAATTTGACGATATGCGCAAGATGATGAAGATGGTATCGGGTAGTGGTGGCGGTAAGAATCTTTCTAGAATGATGGCGAATATGCCTAGGAGATAG